TTTCAATAGGTTTTATTACAAAACAAAAGGGCATCCGCCTAAGACGGACGCCCTTTATGTAAGTCTGTAAAGATATTACGAAACCAAATCGGCGCCGCGCTGGATTGCCTTGCGGTTCATCTCAAGGATTGTCTCGTTGGCACGAATGTAAACCTTGCCGATTGATTTTTTCACAGCCTCAATATCAATAGCACCGGTTTTCTTAACAAACGCTCCAACCATCACCATGTTGGCACACTTGATATTGCCCAATTCCTCGGCGATTGAATTAGCCGGTATCTCAATAGTCTCGACATCATCACGTTTCGAGCGTGAATCAACCAGCGATGAATTGAGAAAAAGAATGCCATCGGATTTTAACGCTGGTTCAAATTTGGCCAATGACGGTTCGTTCATAATAAGAATAGAATCCGGATATGCCACCACCGGCGAAGCAACCTCATCGGTTGATATAACCACCGAGCAGTTGGCAGTGCCGCCTCGCATCTCAGCACCATAGGCAGGGAAAAAGGTAACATTTTTATCATCAATCATTCCCGAATAAGCCATCAATATGCCGCCGGAAATAACACCTTGCCCGCCGAAACCAGCCATAATTACACCCTGATACATATCATCAACCTCCTACCTTCGCGGAAACGATTCTAGCTTTTGGGTCGGGCGATTTGTATATGCCCAATGGGAAATACGGAATCATCTCGTTTTTTACTCGTTCAATAGCTTTAAGCGGCGTCATAGCCCAATCGGTCGGACATTGTGAAAGCACTTCAACCATTGAAAACCCTCGACCCTCCATTTGGTAGGTAAAAGCTTTCTTAATAGCTTTTTTAGTCTTTATCACATTAGCAGGTGCATGAACAGAAGTTCTTTCAAGATAAACAGCTCCATCAAGTGTAGATAAAAGCTCGCACATTTTAAAAGGATAGCCATTTGTTTCAACAGTTCGTCCGGCGGGGCAGGTTGTGGCTTTCATTCCCAAAAGCGTTGTTGGAGCCATCTGTCCGCCAGTCATGCCATAGATAGCGTTATTGATAAAGATAAGGGTGATATTCTCAGCTCGATTGGCGGAGTGAATTGTTTCGGCCATTCCAATCGATGCCAGGTCGCCATCACCCTGGTATGAAAAAACGCAGCACTCAGGTTTGACTCTTTTCATGCCGGTAGCAATAGCAGGTCCGCGTCCGTGCGGTCCCTGGATAGCATCGCAATTAAAATATTCATCGGCAAAAACCGAACAGCCCACCGGAGCAATAGCCAGCGCTTTATCTATCAAATCCATCTCAACAAGCACTTCCGCAACCAACCGATGAACAATGCCATGACCGCAACCGGGGCAATAGCGCATTGGGATCTCGGTTAGCCCTTTTGTTCTTTCAAATACTTTTTTCATATCTATCTCCAATAGTTTTATTATCTTACCATAATTGAGACAGATTCTCAATCTTTCCCCATTATTTTCTTTACAAGTTCAAAAACTTCCTCTGTGGTAGGAATACCGCCTGCAGGACGTTTGTGAAGGTTAATTTTAGCTTTACCCAAAACCGACAATTGGACATCCTCGACATACTGACCAAGGCTCATTTCGAGCACGAAGAAAGACTTTACTCTATCAGCTAGTTCTGAGAATGCTTCCTTAGGAAATGGCCAGACGGTAATTGGACGCAAAAGGCCGACTTTCATCCCCTCTTTACGGGCTAAAGTCATTGCCGATTTGCAAACCCTGGCGGCTGTGCCGTAGGCAGTTAATATTAATTCGGCATCATCGGTATTAATAGATTCATACCTTACTTCATTTTCCTCAATTTCATTAAAAACCTTTTCGAGCTCAAAGTTGAATTCTTCCATTTTACCGGGAGCGAGATCATAAGAACGAACTACTCTTCTAGTGCGGCCTTTATTTATACCCAGCACCCAATCTGGTTCTGTTAGAATTTTTGGGTCAATGGGATCAAAATCGAATTCGACTGGCTCCATCATCTGCCCTAAAAGACCGTCAGCTAACAACATTGATGGTATGCGATACTTAAAAGCGACATCGTAACAAATTCTTGGGAAATTAGCCAGTTCCGATACGGAACCCGGAGCCATGCAGAAAACGCGGTAATCACCATGACCGCCACCGCGAGTTGACTGAAAATAATCGCTCTGTGCTGGCGCGATATTTCCCAATCCCGGACCTCCTCTAACCACATTTGCATAAAAAATCGGCAAACGAGCACCAGCGCAATATGAAATACCTTCCTGCTTAAGCGATATGCCGGGGCTTGATGACGATGTCATCGTCCGAATGCCGCAGGCTGATGCGCCATAAAGCATATTAATCGCCGCTACTTCGCTTTCTGCCTGAATAAAAGTCCCATGAACTTCCGGCAAACGCCAAGACATATATTCGGGAACTTCGTTTTGAGGTGTAATCGGATATCCGGAAAAAAACCGACAGCCGGCTCTTACCGCACCTTCCGCCAAAGCCTCGTTGCCTTTCATTAATTTTCTTTCAGCCATACTCACCTCATTTCCATACTTCAATAGCCACATCCGGACAAACATACGCGCATAACTTGCAACCCGTGCAGTCATCCGGTCTTACCATTGTTGCCGGGTAATACCCGGAAGCGGCGAAAGTTTTAGATAATGCTATTACTTCTTCCGGACAAGCGGCAATACAGAGTTCACAACCCTTGCATCTTTGAATGTCCACTTCTATTTTTGACATAAATCCTCCAGTTTAACGGGATTATTTTGACTGCAATATAAGTAGCAGAATATTATTAATCAATATATTTTGCAACTTTTATCACAAAGTATTAAAGAAAAAAACCTGCCTGATTACACCAGGCAGGTCTTCATAGCTTATGAAATGACTTTTAATTACGGCTATCCGTAATATTCCTTGTGGTTGCATTTGCAGATATTAACCATATTCTTTTTATACTTATAAAAACCATTATCCGATTTATTTGGAATTAAAAATAAAGTCGGGATTATCGGTGAATTGCATACACTGCAAGTTTTGACATTTTTTAATTTTTTCGCCTTATCTGCAAAGGTTTGTTTTTTTGCCATCGTTTCCTCCAGTTCTAATGATACAATATAATACTAAAATGCTTTTAGGGAAAGATATTTTTGCAATTCTTTTTTTAATTTTAAGGTTTCGATTACGATTTTATCAGAATTGGCAGCGATTTCTGCCGATTCTTCAAATTGTTCTAAAGCCTGATAGAACTCCCCAAAAGCAATGAGATTGTAAGCTTTTTTTAAATCCTCATTGTTCACTGTTTTGCCTGTTTATTTTTTTTAACCACCGCATATAAGGCGCGGTCTTGTAATTGTTGATATTCATAAAGTATAACATACTGCCTGCCAGATGGTTAATTTTAGTATCGGAATTATTCTCAAGTATGTGAAATAGATTATCAAGAATCGTGAAAAGATGGATATCCGTGCCGCGATACTGGTCTAAATAATCCAGCTGATATTTCAGGCTATCGCGAAATTTCTCTTTGATGTCATTCTTTTCTATTAATGGTCTTAAGTTTCTGTCATTAGGATATTTTTTTTCTGCCGATAGTTCAACAGCCTTCAATTTAGCTGTTTCGGGAAGTCTGTAAAGTTTCATACCCATCGGTGAATATTCATATCCTGAACTCTCACAGGTTTCTTTTAGAAACGCATTAGCCATCAAAGCTACTCTGGCTGCCTGCTTACGGTCGAACAGAGTTGAACGCTGGCCATCGAAATCGACATCGCCGGCGCAGTATGAGCCGATTTTGTCTGCACACTCTGAAATAGTGTTAATCATTTCTCTACCGAAAGACTTTTTCTTAAGGCGCGGCGCGGTTTTTTCAAACCAGTTTTGCAGCGCTTTGAACCTATTGTCTAATTTTACGGATTGCTTTTTTTCGCCAAATGATATTTTTCTAAGGGAAGCAATCTGCTCGGATGATTCTAATTGGTCGAGCCTTTTGACCGCATAAGCCTTTAAAAAATCCCCAGCAAGCTTGTCGAGTTTTATTAGAAGTTCTTGTCTTGATGATGACATATCAGCCCTCCGCCAGAAACTTTCTGAGTAAATCTGATAGGGTATCAATCTGCAGTTCTAATTTGGAATAATCGGCTTCGCTTTTTTCGCTTGCTGTTTCAAAAGATATTGCGATTAAATCATCATCTATAAATTTAATTAGCGTTCGAAGAATCGTAATAGGGTCGACATCTGATTCGTTTAGCATCTTATGAATATTATGGCGGCCATCACAACAGGCTAAGATATTCCATTGCTCAGCGGTTAATTTAAGTTCGACTTCGCTTTCTCGAGGAATCGTTTTCAGCTTCAAGAATGCAGAAAAATCGGGAAGTTTTTCACTTAATTGTCTGAGTTCATCCGTTCGTTTGATGCCTTCCGAAATAATGTTTTCGGTTGGCAAGGAGAAAACCATGTCCTCTTCGGTAGGGAACTTGCCATCATAGAATTTATATACGCCGCTATGCCAGGTCATCACCTGAAAAGCAATATCCGCAACCTGTTCGATTAGAGAATCCTTTAACTGCTTTTCATCGATATGTTTATTCTCAATAAGAATTTTCCCGATACGATTTTGACTGTCTTGGTTTTTTTGCGTAATGATTGATTTTTCAAGCGCGTTTTTGTCTATAATGTTCTTAGCGATAAGTCTTTCACCGAGACGGTTATTATTGTTTGGTGAAAAAGCATAGGTCAGTTGCCCATTATCAAAATACAATAAAGCCGACTTGCCGCCCCTGATGATTCCGAGGGTTCCGCCCCTTTGGTCTGAGGCAATCGTTTTAAAAACATCGGGAATATTAAATTCTTCTATCTTTCCCTGCATATCCATGACAAGTGAGTATATAAAAATGGCATTTGCTCTGCAAGTTTTTTTAATGAAGGACGTTTGCCCAATTTTTCTAAAATTGGTGCACGGGGATGTACACCAGCCACTAAATTTAGTTGCCAAGCAGCGCTTGTCAACCAGCAAAAAGAAGGCGTATCCGCCTGAGGCGGACGCCCCTACGAGGTGCTGCATCATGAGCGATTATCAATTATTCCGTATGATAATTATAGCTATATCCCCTGGCTTTATAGCGCTCGGTAATCTCATCGAGATTTATCGTTAAAAACTTCAACTGACCGTATAATTCTTTGGAGGGCATATTAAATGTAACCTCATATCCTCCCCCAACAGCATCATGAATATTAGCCAGCCTGTAAAAATAATCATTATTAGGGATATAAATTAAAAGCAGATTGGTTTCGGGTTCATAATCAAAATTTAGCTTCACTTGTTCGCCAATATCAAAATCAGGAATACTATCAAGCTCTCGGGACCTAACAGAAAAAACCGAATCGCCATTAGAATCGGCATGATAATATAGTGAGTCGAGGTTAAACGATCCGGAACCCGATGAACTAAATTCGGCATCGCTGATTTCTATTAATCTCCAGCCTCTTCTGGAACCTCCCACACTTCCCCACTGCTGGCAGACCGCCTCTCTTTCTCCCTGAAGAGAAAACTCCAGCGAGAATCTTTCAAGACTATCGGTTTCGTTATTATATCTCATCAGATTGAAGATACCTGTCCGGGTTTTCGAGTAATCCACGCTAGCTTGATAAAAGCTTCCGTATTCGGTTTCGACCGGTTCGGGGTTGATGTTAACATCGAATTCCTCTTCAGTATCAACAATATCATGCCAAAAAATGGGATTTAACGTGTCCGGCTCTTCAATATAAGCCATCGTATCAGGAATTGTTGTATTGGAATGAAAAATCTCCAAGGAGCTAAGACGGTAATTATCGATAACGACAACATTAAAAATCGCTTCCTGATCTGTTGCCTCCTGCTGAGATATTGGCTTATCACAGGTATAAATTAGCATACTTAGCAGCGCTGAAATTATAATCAAACCGGTTCTCATAATAAACTTTTCCTTAGCACATTTTTAAATGTTTGTATTCCGACAACAGGCATAAAATCAAACCGTTCATAAGAGTGATTTATAAACACCATCACAATACTATTACAATCATAGCTGCATTTTATTTCTTACTTTTTATACTTTTTTTAAGTTTGGCAATCTCATCACGAAGCATTGCTGCTTTTTCAAATTCGAATCGTTTAGCCGCCTTGTTCATCATTTTCATAAAATGCGCCAGCTTATCTTCAAGCTCAAGCTTGGCAACGGCATCAACCTCTTTGTTGATATCCATCTCCGGCTCGATTGTCTTAGAATCGGCAAACGAAGTGGTTTTTAATATATCCTCGCGTGATTTATAAATAGTCTCCGGCACGATACCGTGGTCTTGGTTATATTGTATTTGTATTTTACGTCTGCGTTTCGTTTCATCGATAGTTTTTTGCATCGAGTTGGTGATTTTATCGGCGTAAAAAATCACCTTGCCTGCCCGGTTGCGGGCGGCTCTGCCCGCTGTTTGAATAAGCGAACGCTCCGACCGTAAAAACCCCTCTTTATCGGCGTCAAGGATAGCGACTAAAGATACTTCCGGCAAATCGAGTCCCTCGCGGAGAAGGTTTATGCCAACTAAGACATCGAACTGAGCCAGCCGAAGGTCGCGCAGTATTTCCACCCTGTCGATAGCATCGATTTCCGAATGCAGATACCGCACTCTAATAGAAAGATTAGCTAAATAGTCGGTAAGATCCTCCGCCATTCTCTTGGTTAATGTTGTAACCAGCACACGGCAGCCCTCGGCAGCGGCTTTTCTTATTTCCGCTATCAGGTCATCAACCTGCGTCTCCAGCGGCCGCACTTCAATAATTGGGTCGATTAAGCCGGTCGGACGGATAATTTGTTCAACTACTTCGCCGCCGGAACGCTCAATCTCATATTCTGCCGGAGTTGCCGAGATAAAAATTGCTTTGTTGATTGTCGATTCAAACTCCTCGAAAAAGTACGGCCGATTCTCCAGCGCAGACAGCAGGCGGAAACCATGCTCAACCAATGTCTCCTTGCGGGAACGGTCGCCGCGGTACATACCCCTGACTTGCGGTATAGTTTGATGGGACTCATCAACCACTAAAAGGTAATCTTTCGGAAAAAAGTCGAAAAGCGTATAGGGCTTCTGTCCCGGCGCTCGCCCCGACAGATGCATCGAATAATTTTCGATACCGCTGCAGTATCCCAGTTCCTTCATCATTTCGATATCATATCTGGTTCGGGAAGCCAGACGCTGCGCTTCCAATAGTTTACCGTTTTTCCTGAAATAATCGAGCCTTTCCTCAAGCTCGTCCTCAATGCTTTTAATCGCTTTTAGAATGTTATCATGCTCCATAACGAAATGCCGCGCCGGATAGATAACATGGCGTTCTTTATGTTCTATAACGTGGCCATCTATCAAATTGACTAAGGTTATTTTTTCAATCTCATCACCAAAATAATCGATGCGTACGCCAACATCATCATAGGCGGGATGAACCTCGACAATATCGCCGCGAACTCTGAAACTGCCCCGGCCGAATTCGATATCATTTCTATTGTACTGCATTTTAATTAAATGTCTCAAAAGTGAATCGCGAGGGTATGATTCCCCGGCGACTAATAACAGCATCATTTTCTTGTAGTCTTCAGGGGAACCAAGGCCATAAATACACGACACTGAGGCAACAATGATAACATCGCGGCGCTCCAGCAATGATGAGGTTGCCCGCAGTCGAAGGCGGTCTATATCATCATTAATGGATGTATCTTTCTCGATGAAAGTATCGGTAGACGGTATATAAGCCTCCGGCTGGTAATAATCATAATAGCTAATGAAAAACTCTACTGCGTTCTCCGGGAAAAATCCTTTCAGTTCGCCATAAAGCTGGGCAGCCAGAGTTTTATTGTGAGAGAATACTAAGGTTGGCAATCCCAATTTGGCGATAACATTGGCAATAGTGAAAGTTTTGCCCGAGCCGGTAACCCCTAAAAGCGTCTGAAATTTCTTGTTTTGATTAAAACCTTTTATTAATTGTTCAATAGCCTGGGGCTGATCGCCTGATGGTTTATAATCTGAAACGAGTTTGAATTTCATTTAATCCTCAAAATATCCCGTATATGACAAAACCTCTCCCACTGTATAATGCGAACCTGTTACCAAAACTACACCATCGGGCTTCGCATGGTTTAATGCGGCCTCGTAAGCTTTGTCAACATGCGGAATAATCTGGAAATTGCTGGTGAGATGCGATGCCTGACGGGCTAATATTTCCGTATCGGCGGCTTTATCAGTTATCGGTTTGGTAATTATAATAACCTTGGCAAAGCGGTTAAGTTCTATCAGCATCAGGTTGGAATCCTTATCGGAAAGAATTCCAAATACGGCAATAATATGACGGTCGGGATAGAATTCCTTGAAGTATTCGAACAGGGTTTTTATAGCGGCCGGATTATGCCCAACATCTAATATTACTTCAGGTTGTTTTGATAATCTCTGCAATCTTCCCGGCCAATTAAGATTTCTGAAACCGAGAGCGGCGCCGGTAGGGGTAACTTTAATGCCTATCGGTTCGCCATACTCTGCGGCGACTAATCCGCATACGGCGTTTTCGAGTTGGTGATGGCCTGGCAGGGATAACCTGAGATTGTAATATTTTGCCGAACGGGTAAATATATCCAACTCCGTCTTCCGTTCGGTAGCTTCCTTAATTACCCACTGGGTCTCATCAAAAATCGATACTAATTTAGCTTTTCTTTTCCGGCATATCTGACGGATTACTCGCAGGGCTTCATAATTTTTTATAGCCGTAACAACAGGCACGCCATTTTTAATAATGCCGGCTTTTTCAAAAGCAATCTTGTCCAAATCGGTACCCAGATGACGAGTGTGTTCTTTTTCGATATTAGTAATAACCGACGCCAGCGGCTTGAGAATATTGGTGGAGTCAAAACGTCCGCCCATACCGGTTTCGATTATCGCCAGATCGACTTTCTCATCGCGGAAATAAGAAAAAGCCAAAGCTGTAGTCGCCTCAAAAAAAGTAGGATTAAATAGCTGAAATTTCTCCCGGACATCATTAAAAAAATCAGCAACATACTTTCGGCTGATATAACGGCCGCTAATTCTGATTCGCTCTCGAAAGTCAACTAGATGCGGCGATGTATATAAACCGACACGATAGCCGGAATTAGATAGAATGCTTTCAATAATTGCCGCTGTGCTGCCTTTGCCGTTAGTGCCGGCTATATGAATAGTCGGATATGATTTATGAGGGTCCCCTATATACGCCAGAATTTTATTAGTGGTTTCCAAACCCAGTTTTATACCCATTCGTTCAAGCTGGAACAGGT
Above is a window of Candidatus Zixiibacteriota bacterium DNA encoding:
- a CDS encoding 2-oxoacid:acceptor oxidoreductase family protein translates to MYQGVIMAGFGGQGVISGGILMAYSGMIDDKNVTFFPAYGAEMRGGTANCSVVISTDEVASPVVAYPDSILIMNEPSLAKFEPALKSDGILFLNSSLVDSRSKRDDVETIEIPANSIAEELGNIKCANMVMVGAFVKKTGAIDIEAVKKSIGKVYIRANETILEMNRKAIQRGADLVS
- the vorB gene encoding 3-methyl-2-oxobutanoate dehydrogenase subunit VorB → MAERKLMKGNEALAEGAVRAGCRFFSGYPITPQNEVPEYMSWRLPEVHGTFIQAESEVAAINMLYGASACGIRTMTSSSSPGISLKQEGISYCAGARLPIFYANVVRGGPGLGNIAPAQSDYFQSTRGGGHGDYRVFCMAPGSVSELANFPRICYDVAFKYRIPSMLLADGLLGQMMEPVEFDFDPIDPKILTEPDWVLGINKGRTRRVVRSYDLAPGKMEEFNFELEKVFNEIEENEVRYESINTDDAELILTAYGTAARVCKSAMTLARKEGMKVGLLRPITVWPFPKEAFSELADRVKSFFVLEMSLGQYVEDVQLSVLGKAKINLHKRPAGGIPTTEEVFELVKKIMGKD
- a CDS encoding 4Fe-4S binding protein, translating into MSKIEVDIQRCKGCELCIAACPEEVIALSKTFAASGYYPATMVRPDDCTGCKLCAYVCPDVAIEVWK
- a CDS encoding DUF4388 domain-containing protein; protein product: MDMQGKIEEFNIPDVFKTIASDQRGGTLGIIRGGKSALLYFDNGQLTYAFSPNNNNRLGERLIAKNIIDKNALEKSIITQKNQDSQNRIGKILIENKHIDEKQLKDSLIEQVADIAFQVMTWHSGVYKFYDGKFPTEEDMVFSLPTENIISEGIKRTDELRQLSEKLPDFSAFLKLKTIPRESEVELKLTAEQWNILACCDGRHNIHKMLNESDVDPITILRTLIKFIDDDLIAISFETASEKSEADYSKLELQIDTLSDLLRKFLAEG
- the uvrB gene encoding excinuclease ABC subunit UvrB, translated to MKFKLVSDYKPSGDQPQAIEQLIKGFNQNKKFQTLLGVTGSGKTFTIANVIAKLGLPTLVFSHNKTLAAQLYGELKGFFPENAVEFFISYYDYYQPEAYIPSTDTFIEKDTSINDDIDRLRLRATSSLLERRDVIIVASVSCIYGLGSPEDYKKMMLLLVAGESYPRDSLLRHLIKMQYNRNDIEFGRGSFRVRGDIVEVHPAYDDVGVRIDYFGDEIEKITLVNLIDGHVIEHKERHVIYPARHFVMEHDNILKAIKSIEDELEERLDYFRKNGKLLEAQRLASRTRYDIEMMKELGYCSGIENYSMHLSGRAPGQKPYTLFDFFPKDYLLVVDESHQTIPQVRGMYRGDRSRKETLVEHGFRLLSALENRPYFFEEFESTINKAIFISATPAEYEIERSGGEVVEQIIRPTGLIDPIIEVRPLETQVDDLIAEIRKAAAEGCRVLVTTLTKRMAEDLTDYLANLSIRVRYLHSEIDAIDRVEILRDLRLAQFDVLVGINLLREGLDLPEVSLVAILDADKEGFLRSERSLIQTAGRAARNRAGKVIFYADKITNSMQKTIDETKRRRKIQIQYNQDHGIVPETIYKSREDILKTTSFADSKTIEPEMDINKEVDAVAKLELEDKLAHFMKMMNKAAKRFEFEKAAMLRDEIAKLKKSIKSKK
- a CDS encoding bifunctional folylpolyglutamate synthase/dihydrofolate synthase, with protein sequence MMKYKEVLEYLFQLERMGIKLGLETTNKILAYIGDPHKSYPTIHIAGTNGKGSTAAIIESILSNSGYRVGLYTSPHLVDFRERIRISGRYISRKYVADFFNDVREKFQLFNPTFFEATTALAFSYFRDEKVDLAIIETGMGGRFDSTNILKPLASVITNIEKEHTRHLGTDLDKIAFEKAGIIKNGVPVVTAIKNYEALRVIRQICRKRKAKLVSIFDETQWVIKEATERKTELDIFTRSAKYYNLRLSLPGHHQLENAVCGLVAAEYGEPIGIKVTPTGAALGFRNLNWPGRLQRLSKQPEVILDVGHNPAAIKTLFEYFKEFYPDRHIIAVFGILSDKDSNLMLIELNRFAKVIIITKPITDKAADTEILARQASHLTSNFQIIPHVDKAYEAALNHAKPDGVVLVTGSHYTVGEVLSYTGYFED